TCAACTGCTGAATGTTCAGGCGTTTCCTCAACTTCAATGGTATTGCATGAAATTTCTCGAGGTTTCTCGTCAACTAGTTGTTCAGGTGTCCCTTCAACTGCTGGTTTGCTAGGTTTCTCTGGTTCTTCGAGTTTCTCCTCAATTTTTGGTTCTTCGGGTTTCTCCTCGATGGCAAGTTCTTCCCGTTTCTCTTCAACTGTCGATTCCTTGAGTTTCTCTTCAACTGCTGAATCTTCGGGTTTTTCCTCAATTTCAGCAAAATCATTGTCGGTATTGCATGAAATTTCATTGCCAGTCTTATCATTTGAGTCCACAACATGCTTATTCTGCTAGAAGAAAGTTTCACTTAATTTTTCAATAGATAAGCAGATGTGAATTCATTGCACATACATAACTATTAGGATGGACAACTTTGTGACAGTGTTTGATCCTCACCTTTTCGAGGGGCGTTACCTTTTCAGCTGCTGCTTTCTCTAGTTTCTCTTCAACAACTACTTCTTCATGTTTCTCTTCAGCTACTTGTTTGTCAGGTGTTTCTTCCCGTGCTGGTTTATCAACTGTTTCTTCCCCTGCAACTGGTTCGTCAAGCTTTTCTTCAACTACTAATTTTTCAGGTGTCTCCTCAACCATTAGTTCTTCGAATTTCTCCGATACAACTGGTTCTTTAGGTTTCTCTTTCAGTGCTAGTtcctcatattttttttctattactaTTTCTTCATGTTTTTCCTCAACAGCTGAATAGTCAGAAACATCACTGTTGTCGTTGCACAGAATTTCACCATTAATCTTGTCTGTTGAGTGACTTGAGTCCGTATCTGGCATATTCTACAAGAAGAATTTAAAGATTCACTAAGACTTTTAATAGATAAGTAGATGCAAATTCCTTGCATGTAGAGAGCTGATAGGATGGTAAACTCTGCGACAGTGCTCGATTACCTTTTCCAAGAGAGTCACCGTTTCAACTGCTTGTTTTTCAGATTTCTGTTCAATAGCTAGTTCTTCCGGTGTCTCTTCAACTGCTGGTTTGTTGGGTTTCTCTTCAACTGTTAGGTCTTCAGGTGTTTCCGCTCTTGCTTGCTCTTCAAGTGTTTCTTCAATTGCCAATTTTTGAAGTTTCTCATTTATAACTGGTTCTTCAGGTTTATCCTCAACAATTGGTTCCTCATGTTTTTCCTCAACCATTGGTTCTTCAGTTTTTTCCTCAACTGCTGGATAGTCAGCAACATCAATGTTGGTATTGCATGGAGTTTCAGTGTCAGTCTTCCCGTTTGAATCTATAGCTGACATATCCTGcaagaaaaatttaaagttttactTAGTCTTCCAATAGATAAACATATGTGAATTGTTGCACATACATAACTAATAGTACAGTTAAAGCTTGTGATTGTACTTGATCCTTACCTCTTCCAACAAAGTTACCTTTTCAGGTTTCTCTTCGATTACTAGTTTCTCAAGGTTCTTTTCATCTGCTAGATCTTCAGGTGTTTCTTCAACTACAGGTTCTTCAGATTTCTCTTCAACTGTTGGTTCTTCAAGTTTCTCCTCGAAAACTTGttcttcagtttttttttcCACAGCCGGTTCTTCAGGTTTCTCTGTCACTGCTGGTTCATCAGTTTTTTCATTAACCGCTGGTTCTTCACGTTTCTCTTCAATCActtgtttttcatgtttttctttAACTACCTGTACTTCAGCTTTATCTTCAACTGTTGGATAGTAAGCAACATCGTTGTTTGAATTGCCTAGAATTTCACTGTCAATCTTGTCCTTTGAGTCTACAATTGGCATATTCTGCAAGAGAagttcaaaaattcaatttaatCTTCCAATAGATTGGCATATGTGAGTTCGTTGCACATATAAAGCTATTAGAATGGATAAACTTTGTGACATTGTTTTATCCTCACCTTCTCTAGGAGAGTTTCCATTTCTggtttctcctcttcaattgCTGGTTTGTCATGTTTCTCTTCAACAGCTATCTCTTCAGAGGTCTCTTCAACCATTGGTTCTTCAGGTTTCTCTTCAAGTGGTAGTTCTTCAGGTGTTTCCTCCCCTGCTAGCTCTTCATGTGTTTCTTTAGTTGTTGgttcttcaagtttctcttCAACAGTTGGTTCTTTAGGTTTCTCTTCAACTGGTTCTTCAGATTTCTCCTCAATTGTTGGTTCTTCAGGTTTCTCCATAATTGCTGGTATATCAAGTTTCTCTTCAATAACCGGTTTTTCCACAGCTGCTGGTTTTTCAGGGTTTTTCTCATCTTCTAGAAAGTGAGCAGCATCGTTGCTAGTATTGCAGGGAATTTTATTGTCAGTTTTTTCCTTCGAGTCTGCAACTAGCAAATTCTGTAAGAAGAATTTTAAGTTTCACTTAGTCTTTCAGTAGATAAGCAGATGTAAATTGTTGTACATACATAACTAATAGGACAGATAAACTTTATGACAGTGCTTGACCCTTGCCTTATCCAAAAGAGTTACCTTTTCTGGTTTCTCCTCTTCACTTGTTGGTTCTTCAGGTTTCACCTCTTCAACTGCTGGCTCTTCAGGTTTTTCTTCACATGCTAGTTCATTAGGTGTTTCTTCCCGTGTTGATTCTTTGGGTGTCTCTTCAGTTACTGTCTTTTCAGGTTTCTCTTCAACCTTTGGTTCTTCAAGTTTCTCCTCAGCCGATGGTTCTTCAAATTTCTCCTCCACAGTTGGTTTTTCACGTTCTTCTTCAACTGCCAGTTCTTCAAGTTTTTTCTCAACCGCTGGTTCTTCAGGCTTCTCCATAACAGCCAATACTTCAGATTTTTCTTCAATCATTGTTTCATCATGTTCTTTTTCAACTACTAGTTCTTGAGGTTTTTCCTCGACTGATTCATAGTCAGCAATATCATTGTTGGTATTGCAAGGAATTGCATTATCTATCTTGTCCTTTGGGTCTTCCATTGGGAAATTCTGCAAGAAATTTAGAGTTCTACTTAGTATTTAAATAGATAAACATATGTAAATTCGTTGCACATATAAAGCCTAATTTGATGAATAAACTTTGTGACAATATTTAATCCTGACCTTCTCTAGAAGAGCTTCTGTTTCAGGTTTCTCCTCTTCAACAATTAGTTCTTTAGGTGTCTTTTCAACCGTTGGTTCTTCAGTTTTCTCTTCAAGTGCTAATTCTTCAGGTGTTTCCTCCCCTTCTAGCTCTTCAGGTGTTTCTTCAGCCACTGGTTCTTGAGGTTCCTCCTCAACCACTGGTTCTTCAGGTTTCTCCTTAACCGCTGGTACATCAAGTTTCTCTTCAATAGTTGGTTCTTCAGGTTTTTCTTCAACTACTGACTCTTCAAGATTTTCCTCAACTTGTGGAGGGTGAGCAACATCATTATTGGTATTGCATGGAGTTTCACTGCCAGTTTTGTCGTTTGAGTCTACAACTATCATATTCTGCGAAAGAATTTAATGTTTCACTTAGTCTATCAATGAAGAAGCAGATGTGAATCATTGCACATACATAACTAATAAGATGGATAAACTTTGTGACAGTGCTTGACCCTCACCTTTTCCAAAAGAGCTACCTTTTTGGATGTCTCCTCTTCAAGTGCTGGTTTCTCTTCAAATAATAGTTCGTTAGGTGTTTCTTCCCGTTTTGGTTCTTCAGGTGCTTCTTCAGTTATTGGTTTTGCAGCTTTCTCCTCAATTGTCTCCTCAACCAATGGTTCTTTAAGCTTCTCTTCCATTGTTGTTTCTTTAGGTTTCTCTTCAATTGCCGGTGGTTCAGGTTTTTTCTCATCCACTGGTTCTTCTGGCTTCTCTGAAACCGCTGTTTCTTCTGATTTCTCTTCAATTGCTTGTTCTTCATGTTTTTTTTCAACTACTGGCTCTTCAGTTTTTTCCTCAACTGATGCATAGTCAGCAATGTCGTTGTTGGTATTGCATGGAATTGCATTGTCTGTCTTGTCCTTTGAGTTTACAATTGACAAATTATGCAAGAAAAGTTTAAGTTTCATTTAGTCTTTCAACAGATAAACTTATGTAAATTCGTTGCACATATAAAGCTAATATGATGGATAGTTTTTATGACAGTGTTTATTTGTCACCTTCTCCTGAAGAGCTTCCGTTTCAGGTTCTTCCTCTTCAATTGCTggtttttcatctttcttttcaaCAACTAGTTCTTCAGATGTGTCTTCAACTGTTGGTTCTTCAGGTTTCTCTTCAAGAGCTAGTTCTTCAGGTGTTTCCTCCCCTGCAAGCTCTTCAGGTGTTTCTATAGTCGCCGGTTCTTCAGGTTTCTCTGTAATTGCTAGTTCAGGTTTCTCCTCAACTGGTACTTCAGATTTCTCCTCAAATGTTGGTTCTTCAGGTTTCTCCTTAATAGCTGGTACACCAGGTTTCTCTTCAATGAGTGGTTCTTCAGTTTTTTCTTCAACTGCCGATTCTTCAGGATTTTCCTCACTGTCTGGAGAGTGTGCAACATCATTATTGGTATTGCATGGGATTTCACTGCCAGTTTTTTCGTTCGAGTCTACAATTAGCATATTCTGCAAAAAGAATTTAATGTTTCACTTAGCCTTTCAATAAAGATGCAGATGTGAATCATAGTACATACATAACTAACAAAATGGATAAACTTTGTGATAGTGCTTGACCCTTACCTTTTCCAAAAGAGTTACCTTTTCAGGTTTCTCCTCTTCCATGGCTGGTTCTTCATGTATCTCTTCAAATGCTAGTTCCTTAGGTGTTTCTTCAATTACTTGTTTTTCAGGTTTCTCCTCAATTTTTGGTTCTTTGATTGTCTCCTCAACTGATGGTACTTCAAGCTTTTCTCCCACGGTTGGTTTTTCAGGTTTCTCTTCAACTGTCGGTTGTTCAGGTATTTTCTCAACCGCTGGTTCTTCTGGTTTCCCCGAAACCCTTGATTCTTTagatttttcttcaattgcTGATTCTTCAGATATCTCTTCAACTATTGGTTCTTCAGTTTTTTCCTCAACTGATGCATAGTCAGCAATGTCATTGTTGGTATTGCATGGAATTGCATTGTCTATTGTGTTCTTTGAGTTTACAATTGGAAAATTCTGCAAGAAAATTTAAAGTTTCATTTAGTCTTTCAATAGATAAACATGTAAATGCGTTGCACATATAAAGCTAATATGTTGAATAAACTTTGTGAGTGTTAATTCTCACCTTCTCTTTAAGAGCTTCCATTTCAGGTTCCTCCTCTTCAATTGCAGGTTTTTCAACTTTCTCTTCAACAACTAGCTCTTCAGATGTATCTTCAACCGTTGGTTCTTCAGGTTTCTCTTCAAGTGCTAGTTCTTCAGGTGTTTCTATAGCTGCCGGTTCTTGAGGTTTCTCTTCAGTCGCCGGTTCTTGAGGTTTCTCCTCAGCTGGTACTTCAGATTTCTCCTCAAATGTTGGTTCTTCAGGTTTCTCCTCAACTGCTGGTACATCAGGTTTCTCTTCAATGACtagttcttcattttttatttcatctgCCGGTTCTTCAGGATTTTCCTCAATGTCTGGAGAGTGAGCAACATCATTATTGGTATTGCATGGAATTTCACTGCCAGTTTTGGTGTTCGAGTCTACAATTAGCATATTCTGCAAAAAGACTTTAATGTTTCACTTAGCCTTTCAAAAGAAGAGCATGTGAATCACTGTACATGCATAACTAACAAAATGGATAAACTTTGTGATAGTACTTGACCCTTACCTTTTCCAAAAGAGTTACCTTTTCAGGTTTCTCCTCTTTCATTGCTGACTCTTTATGTATCTCTTCTAATGCTAGTTCCTTGGGTGTTTCTTCAGTTACTTGTTTATCAGGTTTCTCCTCAATTTTTAGTTCTTTGATCGTCTCCTCAACTGATGGTTCTTCAAGCTTTTCTCCCACTGTTGGTGTTTCAGGTTTCTCTTCGATTGTCGGTTGTTCAGGTATTTTCTCAACCGGTGGTTCTTCTGGTTTCTCCAAAACCCTTGATTCTTCAGATTTCTCTTCAATAGCTGATTCTTCAGATATCTCTTCTACTTCTGGTTCTTCAGTATTTTCCTCAGCTGATGCATAGTCAGCAATGTCATTGTTGGTATTGCATGGAATTGCATTGTCTGTTGTGTTCTTTGAGTTTACAATTGGCAAATTCTGCAAGAAAATTTGAAGTTCCATTTAGTCTTTCAATGGATGAAACATATTTAAATTCATTGCACTTATAAAGTTAATATGCTGAATAAACTTTGTGACAGTGTTAATTGTCACCTTCTCCTGAAGAGCTTCCATTTCAGGTTCCTCCTCTTCAATTGCTGGTTTTTCATCTTTCTCTTCAACAACTAGCTCTTCAGATGTATCTTCTACTGTTAGTTCTTCAGGTTTCCCTTCAAGTGCTAGTTCTTCAGCTGTTTCTATAGCTGCCGGTTTTTCAGGTTTCTCTTCAGTCGCTGGTTCTTGAGGTTTCTCCTCAGCTGGTACTTCAGATTTCTCCTCAAATTTTGGTTCTTCAGGTTTCTCCTCAACTGCTGGTACATCAGGTTTCTCTTCAATGACTggttcttcattttttatttcaactgCCGATTCTTCAGGATTTTCCTTGATGTCTGGAGAGTGAGCAACATCATTATTGGTATTGCATGGAATTTCACTGCCAGTTTTGGTGTTCGAGTCTACAATTAGCATATCCTGCAAAAGGAATTTAATGTTTCACCTAGCCTTTCAAAAAAAGAGCATGTGAATCACAGTACATGCATAACTAACAAAATGGATAAACTTTGTTATTATACTTGACCCTTACCTTTTCCGAAAGAGTTACCTTTTCATGTTTCTCCTCTTCAACGGTTGGTTCGTCATGTTTCTCTTCAAATGATAGTTCCTTAGTTGTTCCTTCAGGTTTCTCCTCAATTGTTGGTTCTTTGGTTGTCTCTCCAACCAATGGTTCTTCAAGCTTTTCTCCTCCAACTGTTGGGTTTTCAGGTTTCTCTTCAATTGTCGGCTGTTTAGGTATTTTCTCAACCTCTGGTTCTTCTGGTTTCTCCAAAACCCTTGATTCTTCAGATTTCTCTTCAATAGCTGATTCTTCAGATTTCTCTTCAACTACTGGTTCTTCAGTTTTTTCCTCAACTAATGCATAGTTAGCAATGTCATTGTTGGTATTGCATGGAATTGCATTGTCTGTATTGTCCTCTGCGTTTACAATCGGCAATTTCTGCAAGAAAATTTAAAGTTTCATTTTGTCTTTAAATAgataaacatatattaattCGTTGCACTTATAATGTTAATATGCTGAATAAACTTTGTGACAGTGTCAATTGTCACCTTCTCCTGAAGAGCATCCGTTTCAGGTTCCTCCTCTTTAATTGCTGGTTTTTCATCTTTCTCTTCAACAACTAGCTCTTCAGATGTATCTTCAACTGTTAGTTCTTCAGGTTTCCCTTCAAGTGCTAGTTCTTCAGCTGTTTCTATAGCTGCCTGTTTTTCAGGTTTCTCTTCAGTCGCCGGTTCTTGAGGTTTCTCTTCAGCTGGTACTTCAGATTTCTCCTCAAATTTTGGTTCTTCAGGTTTCTCCTTAACTGCTGGTACATCAGGTTTCTCTTCAATGACTggttcttcattttttatttcaactgCCGATTCTTCAGGATTTTCCTTGATGTCTGGAGAGTGAGCAACATCATTATTGGTATTGCATGGAATTTCACTGCCAGTTTTGGTGTTCGAGTCTACAATTAGCATATCCTGCAAAAAGAATTTAATGTTTCACCTAGCCTTTCAAAAAAAGAGCATGTGAATCACAGTACATGCATAACTAACAAAATGGATAAACTTTGTTATTATACTTGACCCTTACTTTTTCCAAAAGAGTTACCTTTTcaagtttctcctcttctacGGTTGGTTCGTCATGTTTCTCTTCAAATGATAGTTCCTTGGGTGTTTCTTCAGTTACTGTTTTTTCAGGTTTCTCCTCAATTGTTGGTTCTTTGGTTGTCTCTCCAACCAATGGTTCTTCAAGCTTTTCTCCTCCAACTGTTGGGTTTTCAGGTTTCTCTTCAATTGTCGGCTGTTTAGGTATTTTCTCAACCTCTGGTTCTTCTGGTTTCTCCAAAACCCTTGATTCTTCAGATTTCTCTTCAATAGCTGATTCTTCAGATTTCTCTTCAACTACTGGTTCTTCAGTTTTTTCCTCAACTAATGCATAGTTAGCAATGTCATTGTTGGTATTGCATGGAATTGCATTGTCTGTATTGTCCTCTGCGTTTACAATCGGCAATTTCTGCAAGAAAATTTAAAGTTTCATTTTGTCTTTAAATAgataaacatatattaattCGTTGCACATATAAAGCTTATATGGTGGATTAACTTTGTGACAGTATTTAATCCTCACCTTCTCCTGAAGAGCTTTCCTAACAAGTTCCTTCTCTTCAATAGCTGTTTCTTCATCTTTCTCTTCAAGAACTAGTTCTTCAGGTGTCTCTTCAAGTGCTAGTTCTTCAGGTGCTTCCTCCTTTGTTAGCTCTTCAACTGTTTCTTTAGCTGCCGCTTCTTCAGGTCTCTCTTTAGACGCCGGTTCTTGAGGTTTCTCCTCAACTAGTACTTCAGATTTCTCCTCAAATGTTGGTTCTTCAGGTTTCTCCTTAACTGCTGGTACACCAGGTTTCTGTTCAATGACTGATTCTTCAGTTTTTTCTTCAACTGCCGATTCTTCAGGATTTTCCTCAATGTCTGGAAAGTGAGCAACATCATTACCGGTATTGCATGGAATTTCACTACCAGTTTTGTCGTTCAAGTCTACAATTAGCATATTCTGCAAAATGAAGTTAATGTTTACTTTGCCTTCCAATAAAGAAGCAGATGTTAATCACAGTACATACATGACTAACAAAATGGATAAACTTTGTGATAGTGCTTGACCCTTACTTTTTCAGGTTTCTCCTCTTCAACGGCTGGTTCTTCATGTTTCTCTCCAACTGCTGGTTTTTCAGGTTTCTCTTCAACTGTCGGTTCAGTTTTTTTCTCAACCACTAGTTCTTCAAGCTTCTCCGAAACAACTGATTCTTCAGATTTATCTTCAATTGCTAATTCTTCATGTGTTTTTCCAACTGCTGGTTCGTCAGGTTTTTCCTCAACTGATGCATAGTTAGCAATATCATTATTGGTGGTATTGCATGGAATTGCATTGTCTATCCTGTCCTTTGAGTCTACAATTGGCAAATTCTGCAAGAAAATTGAAGTTTCACTTAGTCTTTTGACAGATAAACAGATGTAAATTCATTGCACATATAAAGCTAATATGATGGATAGACTTTGTGGTAAGTGTTTAATCTTCACCTTCTCCAGAAGCCCTTCTGTTAAAggtttctcctcctccattacTGCTGGTTTTTCAGGTATGTCTTCAACCATTGGTTCTTCAGGTTTCTCTTCAAATGCTAGTTCTTCATGTGTTTCCTCCCCTGCTAGCTCTTCATGTGTTTCTTTCGCTGTCCGTTCCTTAGGTTTCTCTTCAGCCGCTGGTTCTTCAGGTTTCTCCTCAACCATTGGTTCTTCAGGTTTCTCTTTAATCTCTGATCCATCACGTTTCTCTTCAAAAATTGGGTTTTCTGGTTTTTCTTCAACTGCTGGTTCTTCGGTTATTTTCTCAGTTTTTGGATAGTGAGCAGCATCGTTGTTGGTATTGCATAGAATATCACTATCAGTGTTGTCCTTAGAGTCTACAACTAGCATTTTCTGCAAGAAGAATTTAAAGTTTCTCTTAGTCTTTCAAGAGATAACCAGAAATGAATTGTTGGACATACATAACTAATAGGATGGATAAACT
The Solanum stenotomum isolate F172 chromosome 12, ASM1918654v1, whole genome shotgun sequence DNA segment above includes these coding regions:
- the LOC125848885 gene encoding uncharacterized protein LOC125848885 isoform X16; its protein translation is MEDDAEIPENKSIKEDNLLGEVYAISDKLKLEKDKRDQSLSEFEGTSEVENVKDLIKGNYGTTEGEKFYASPLVSKAVEENGSSVEVHVSVDTPNKSDEQMSGSSFHLGEKEEDKRVEIVSAGTQNPSEESETSCEMNNVEKNTSIPLTVRGDVSSAKYKTEGTDTGAIKSPGDTKDEKAVKDENDYNGDRNIFISPKSECQRGEDEKKETGDGEGARNVLVNSFVDVVEETRSDYAESDTSAKHGDNSIEKGNQDVADHPAVEEKTEELEVEEKHEKPIIEEKTKEPIVTEKHAEPAVEEKPEEPAVEVKTEEPVVQEKPEETEVQEKFEKTEVEEKPEELVVEETPKEPTQEKTSEELEFEEKPEKVTFLEKKIQVVDSNDKSENELPCNTNNDAANFAEFEEPAVEEKPEKLEKPDLPMVREKREEPMVEEKSEESFEEKTRKPEAGEKPEEPTAKETPEELAEEEMPEELALEEKPREPTVEETLEELDVEEKAEKKAIEEEKPETEALQENNSPIEKSKNKTDNAIQCNTNNAIADYESVEEKTEEPVVENKHEEPAIEERSEESVVMKKPEQPAVEEKSEKPVAREELEEPSIEETLEEPAVEDKPEKPVTEEAPEEPTQEETPNEQAFEEKPENPITEEAPEEPTQEETQNKLAFEEKPAVEEEKPKKVSLLEKKMLVVDSKDNTDSDILCNTNNDAAHYPKTEKITEEPAVEEKPENPIFEEKRDGSEIKEKPEEPMVEEKPEEPAAEEKPKERTAKETHEELAGEETHEELAFEEKPEEPMVEDIPEKPAVMEEEKPLTEGLLEKNLPIVDSKDRIDNAIPCNTTNNDIANYASVEEKPDEPAVGKTHEELAIEDKSEESVVSEKLEELVVEKKTEPTVEEKPEKPAVGEKHEEPAVEEEKPEKNMLIVDLNDKTGSEIPCNTGNDVAHFPDIEENPEESAVEEKTEESVIEQKPGVPAVKEKPEEPTFEEKSEVLVEEKPQEPASKERPEEAAAKETVEELTKEEAPEELALEETPEELVLEEKDEETAIEEKELVRKALQEKKLPIVNAEDNTDNAIPCNTNNDIANYALVEEKTEEPVVEEKSEESAIEEKSEESRVLEKPEEPEVEKIPKQPTIEEKPENPTVGGEKLEEPLVGETTKEPTIEEKPEKTVTEETPKELSFEEKHDEPTVEEEKLEKVTLLEKDMLIVDSNTKTGSEIPCNTNNDVAHSPDIKENPEESAVEIKNEEPVIEEKPDVPAVEEKPEEPKFEEKSEVPAEEKPQEPATEEKPEKPAAIETAEELALEGKPEELTVEDTSEELVVEEKDEKPAIEEEEPEMEALQEKNFPIVNSKNTIDNAIPCNTNNDIADYASVEEKTEEPIVEEISEESAIEEKSKESRVSGKPEEPAVEKIPEQPTVEEKPEKPTVGEKLEVPSVEETIKEPKIEEKPEKQVIEETPKELAFEEIHEEPAMEEEKPEKVTLLEKNMLIVDSNEKTGSEIPCNTNNDVAHSPDSEENPEESAVEEKTEEPLIEEKPGVPAIKEKPEEPTFEEKSEVPVEEKPELAITEKPEEPATIETPEELAGEETPEELALEEKPEEPTVEDTSEELVVEKKDEKPAIEEEEPETEALQEKDKTDNAIPCNTNNDIADYASVEEKTEEPVVEKKHEEQAIEEKSEETAVSEKPEEPVDEKKPEPPAIEEKPKETTMEEKLKEPLVEETIEEKAAKPITEEAPEEPKREETPNELLFEEKPALEEETSKKVALLEKNMIVVDSNDKTGSETPCNTNNDVAHPPQVEENLEESVVEEKPEEPTIEEKLDVPAVKEKPEEPVVEEEPQEPVAEETPEELEGEETPEELALEEKTEEPTVEKTPKELIVEEEKPETEALLEKNFPMEDPKDKIDNAIPCNTNNDIADYESVEEKPQELVVEKEHDETMIEEKSEVLAVMEKPEEPAVEKKLEELAVEEEREKPTVEEKFEEPSAEEKLEEPKVEEKPEKTVTEETPKESTREETPNELACEEKPEEPAVEEVKPEEPTSEEEKPEKVTLLDKNLLVADSKEKTDNKIPCNTSNDAAHFLEDEKNPEKPAAVEKPVIEEKLDIPAIMEKPEEPTIEEKSEEPVEEKPKEPTVEEKLEEPTTKETHEELAGEETPEELPLEEKPEEPMVEETSEEIAVEEKHDKPAIEEEKPEMETLLEKNMPIVDSKDKIDSEILGNSNNDVAYYPTVEDKAEVQVVKEKHEKQVIEEKREEPAVNEKTDEPAVTEKPEEPAVEKKTEEQVFEEKLEEPTVEEKSEEPVVEETPEDLADEKNLEKLVIEEKPEKVTLLEEDMSAIDSNGKTDTETPCNTNIDVADYPAVEEKTEEPMVEEKHEEPIVEDKPEEPVINEKLQKLAIEETLEEQARAETPEDLTVEEKPNKPAVEETPEELAIEQKSEKQAVETVTLLEKNMPDTDSSHSTDKINGEILCNDNSDVSDYSAVEEKHEEIVIEKKYEELALKEKPKEPVVSEKFEELMVEETPEKLVVEEKLDEPVAGEETVDKPAREETPDKQVAEEKHEEVVVEEKLEKAAAEKVTPLEKQNKHVVDSNDKTGNEISCNTDNDFAEIEEKPEDSAVEEKLKESTVEEKREELAIEEKPEEPKIEEKLEEPEKPSKPAVEGTPEQLVDEKPREISCNTIEVEETPEHSAVEEKPVEPTVEQKPAEPVVREKLEESKVEEKPKEPAVEEKSDEPVIEGTLEEPVAKETPEQPMIEEKPQEPEVQEKPKEPTVQEKLEEPTIDEKLEEPARIGEKPEKLAVEGKPEEPAVEVTPKPKIEEKPQESVIEEQSQEPEVKETPEEPVVKETREELAVEKKPEELATEEQVVDQKLEEPTVEVKPEEATVDEKHEEPSVEEKPEESAVENFEEPTVKEKPEEPPVEEEPEDPAVKEIHEELAGKEKLEEPIIEEKPKEPPIEEEPKKQNREETEAATERIDESETHNVEKEEALIEKQAERFVKETAQPCKEVETEIKELKDINAGDESNNNALQKEETTLEELLTSAKEEMAANNFEEGKVVSEIPNQENGQQANLTTEEANDAHGAENVTELSSEEMRVEDCINKVESSDFGFQNHNKYSPDADKLELQNREIDISYILDTPVEKETNGRNSEKISESTEELIHQTSEISEENKAAVDTDTNTLQSCADPHEQLKHQLAELCEEKQARGIADTNTLQRSADHEEPYSAPAQEIIDKSETEDISCADCLEEENSLRTNQEKLKEGENSEVKTDENFDKGDEFQSIMMLKGVEKDDYKQHIKHNTCAVMDTEEQNEDSPAGEQTSEKLEELEKIDIDDNKNINHQSTETNLPEEATESKSECVTMEIKTPIKEEEQEEDLRETTGEDSSNNNTTQVQKEEETTISEPERVSLEPFGSERKTAAGSGEMITCNETNKIHEVRVENAPVAQVGRVPEEKTRGEEEKVTKHFTSLKSVTVSEKEIAMDNMVSNESNTTKQIQEQAAYSLLTLEREETIPTSSTDANGTPKDSITPHMELGAEAKNIQYMQEKCKTSETEQHQENYENKKEVECDSKEVPEESISRETQAKAALSDLVHVSTKETSKIEEDFAEEREGNDREEEGIQKKREVSSSEDPVIVEISRDAAIKVPPKKHQNILSGVGSKVKHSIAKVKKAITGKSSQTKTSSPK